The Novosphingobium terrae genome has a window encoding:
- a CDS encoding UrcA family protein: protein MSTATLRTLASLALSCTVAAAPAMAASEAPQRFVHYADLDLTTRAGQDALHHRVLRAAAEVCERPAPGDFGPMREIYAQCRDTALTGAMTQVHMAFANARGGKALASNEVKVTPPAR, encoded by the coding sequence ATGTCCACTGCCACGCTTCGCACGCTTGCATCGCTCGCCCTGTCCTGCACCGTGGCGGCCGCCCCCGCCATGGCCGCATCGGAAGCACCGCAACGCTTCGTCCATTATGCCGATCTCGATCTGACCACCCGCGCCGGTCAGGATGCGCTGCATCACCGCGTGCTGCGCGCCGCCGCCGAGGTCTGCGAACGCCCTGCCCCCGGCGATTTCGGACCGATGCGCGAGATCTACGCCCAATGCCGCGACACCGCCCTGACCGGCGCGATGACTCAGGTCCATATGGCCTTTGCCAATGCGCGCGGCGGCAAGGCGCTGGCCAGCAATGAGGTGAAGGTCACGCCCCCTGCCCGGTAA
- a CDS encoding AAA family ATPase — MSPSRHVILSGCSGGGKSTLLAELAGRGFGAVAEPGRRIVAEELLGDGGALPWVDLAGFARRALDLAARDRDLAPKGPWTFFDRGLVDAAVALQHATGQAVRITLAPFPRYHHSVFLTPPWPEIYAGDHERRHDMAEAIAEYDRLLIAYGELGYAPIVLPKIPVKERADFVLNHLGQC, encoded by the coding sequence ATGAGTCCCTCCCGCCATGTGATCCTCTCGGGCTGTTCGGGCGGGGGTAAATCCACCCTGCTGGCGGAACTGGCCGGGCGAGGGTTCGGGGCGGTTGCGGAGCCCGGACGGCGGATCGTCGCGGAAGAATTGCTCGGCGATGGTGGCGCGCTGCCATGGGTGGATCTGGCGGGCTTTGCTCGGCGTGCGCTGGATCTGGCGGCGCGGGATCGCGATCTTGCGCCCAAGGGCCCGTGGACCTTCTTCGATCGCGGCCTTGTGGATGCGGCGGTGGCCTTGCAGCACGCCACCGGCCAGGCGGTGCGGATCACGCTGGCGCCTTTCCCCCGCTATCATCACAGCGTCTTTCTGACGCCGCCCTGGCCCGAAATCTACGCCGGGGATCACGAGCGCCGCCATGATATGGCGGAGGCCATTGCTGAATATGACCGCCTGCTGATCGCTTACGGCGAACTGGGTTATGCCCCGATCGTCCTGCCCAAGATCCCGGTCAAGGAAAGAGCCGACTTCGTGCTGAACCACCTCGGCCAGTGCTAA